The DNA sequence TTAAATCTGAGAACATACCCATAGAACCTGATCTGGGTAATGCCAGCGAAGGAATAAAAAGAGGTTTCAAGGGTTTTGGTATTCAATATGCCAAAACCCTTCTTTATTTATGCGCCTTACGTGCCCGGGCTATTATGCGCTTTTTGTGTCCGGCGATTGCGTGCCCGGTTGAAGGTGGCTGGAGAGCAGTTCCAGCGCCTGGTTGGTATAATCCAGCTGCACTTCCACCATGGATGTTTTTAAGCTGACCAATTTTTTAGCGAATATCACATCATGGCCCTTTGCTATCGCGAGAAAGGCAAATAAGGTGGAAATCCCGCTTCCCGGTGGTTTATTGGCGTAGCCGGTAATGCCTATCGCATAATCACTGCTAAATAGACGGTTGCTTCCTATGGCCATTTCTGCCGAAACTTTTTCTGAAATACAATTACATTCTTCTGCATGAATGGGTTCCACCATTAGATGCCGGGTTTTCTGGCCATTATTATAAGCCGTGATCCCTCCCTGGAAGAAGCGAGTGGCATCTACAGCCGACGAAAAGGCCGCCTGCAAATAGCCCGAAGTAACGCTTTCCGCCACCGAAACAGTTTGGCAGTTTTCGATAAGGAAATCTTTGATCTTATTTAAGAAAGATATATTGTACAGCATAGCTATCATTTTCCCCACAGGAATTACAAATATACTGCCTCTTTTTCCCATGCGATGATACGGACAGGCATCTGCACGAGTGAGGAAGCCGGGCTACATCCGGGGAATTTGCATACCATGAAAGATCCTGATCCTGCGGCAAAGCCACCCCTGAAACGTCAT is a window from the Anseongella ginsenosidimutans genome containing:
- a CDS encoding CinA family protein, coding for MLYNISFLNKIKDFLIENCQTVSVAESVTSGYLQAAFSSAVDATRFFQGGITAYNNGQKTRHLMVEPIHAEECNCISEKVSAEMAIGSNRLFSSDYAIGITGYANKPPGSGISTLFAFLAIAKGHDVIFAKKLVSLKTSMVEVQLDYTNQALELLSSHLQPGTQSPDTKSA